One segment of Xiphias gladius isolate SHS-SW01 ecotype Sanya breed wild chromosome 1, ASM1685928v1, whole genome shotgun sequence DNA contains the following:
- the pkd1l3 gene encoding polycystic kidney disease protein 1-like 2 isoform X5: MISPIKTLLRNITRERNTSNFTWWLGEGVRGEPTIHIGDVSEYSCTYMKLNPLQLIITSECNQQRGFLCTHKLRSSSNTKNTIVASHASRSRLRRNVDAMGSSVTDINKLLLEADKELKRMETTGGEPTNYNRYKFIQYLLEGTKKLTPEFALSHNDTISHIISCGNGILLLSKKKCDIQTNPNPTSLFEDVFEIFRTISLLLGSVTTQKLVIRHGTGTIYQSNHKPADLGNAVLGSEIDGEFIKLPSYSALQAQLGEHSKILAQMATFSRNPHPSSDNISGTLCSLLLSSGVSDIKLANLTEMIEIFMPRPTASALMSSTAALEQNAKALATINVSDPNVTVVFSVEPSANVSLILTLSQGSPPTSTYSNNTTILSPAGGYCWMITPEMLHQTPGVWYVDTRLFNSTWEPGLTLNVTSFMIKCLYWHIEKEKWSTDGCQVGEKSTPDRTHCLCNHLTLFGSSFFVMPNYVDISRTTTLFATVSENYVVLALLCTFYGLYLVTLLWACYADRRSCSKRKMTLLEDTHPGAQYNYLMSVQTGHRKNAGTSAIVTVKLTGSEGESERHTLTDPVKPVFERGAVDMFLLATPFPLGEVRSLRLQHDNSGGHPSWNIFQSRTSTGFRDEHIWVSIVDPPSRSPFTRAQRVSCCMSLLLCTMAINIAFWNIPVDGDSSVLFALGSLRITWQEIMVGVESGLLMFPINILIVTIFRSIRPRIISKTQKDNCEETFGPPAVTIATILKDTEDVISLVSRSPRNKMSEMHRLESTTDLCPALDRVHEFIQLMQGESESDPHWVYCSKFLLAGLCHLLMGLDKLDGKNFPSPHEYQRALNITNLLVRKAEMVFSSHLAYCPPPVKKKKKKRSGGCRLPWWCVFLGWFLLLSISGVSTFFTLLYGFQYGKEKSIKWVMSLGLSLFQSIFILQPLKVIGIAVFFALLLKPVAVEETEDTEQLLLGKKNIMQLTCHQNRLGCKGY, translated from the exons ATGATCAGCCCGATCAAAACTCTCCTGAGGAACATcaccagagagagaaacaccagCAACTTCACATGGTGGCTGGGGGAGGGGGTCCGAGGGGAACCCACCATAC ACATTGGTGACGTTTCAGAGTACAGCTGCACATATATGAAGCTGAATCCTCTTCAGCTCATCATAACATCCGAGTGCAACCAGCAACGAGGCTTCCTCTGCACCCACA AATTGCGGTCTTCGTCCAACACAAAG aATACAATAGTGGCCAGTCATGCAAGCAGATCTC GACTCAGAAGGAATGTAGATGCCATGGGTTCATCTGTCACAGACATTAACAAACTTCTCCTG gaagcagataaAGAACTTAAGCGAATGGAAACGACAGGAGGGGAGCCGACAAATTACAACAGG TACAAATTCATTCAGTACTTGTTGGAGGGCACCAAAAAACTAACTCCGGAGTTTGCTTTGAGCCACAATGACACcatcagtcacatcatcagCTGTGGCAACGGCATCCTCCTGCtctcaaagaaaaaatgtgacatcCAGACTAACCCAAACCCTACA tCTTTGTTTGAGGACGTTTTTGAGATCTTCCGGACAATCTCTTTGCTGTTGGGTTCAGTAACCACACAGAAATTAGTCATCAGGCACGGAACAGGCACCATCTATCAGAGCAA TCACAAACCTGCTGACCTTGGCAATGCAGTGCTGGGTTCAGAGATAGATGGTGAGTTCATTAAACTCCCCTCATACTCAGCACTTCAGGCCCAGCTTGGAGAGCACAGCAAAATCTTGgctcag ATGGCTACATTCTCCAGGAATCCCCATCCCTCCAGTGACAACATCTCAGGAACTCTTTGCAGCCTCTTACTCAGCAGTGGAGTCTCAGACATTAAGCTGGCAAACCTGACAGAGATGATAGAG ATCTTTATGCCTCGTCCAACTGCTTCAGCACTGATGAGTAGTACCGCTGCGTTGGAGCAAAACGCAAAAGCGCTGGCCACAATCAACGTCTCAGACCCCAATGTGACCGTCGTCTTCAGCGTGGAGCCCAGTGCCAATGTGTCACTGATTCTCACCTTGTCTCAAGGGTCACCTCCTACATCTACATATTCCAACAACACAACCATCTTGAGCCCGGCAG GAGGCTATTGCTGGATGATAACCCCAGAGATGTTACATCAGACTCCTGGAGTCTGGTATGTTGACACCAGACTCTTTAATTCCACATGGGAGCCAGGCCTGACACTGAATGTCACTTCTTTTATGATAAAGTGCCTTTACTGGCACATAGAAAAGGAGAAATGGAGTACAGATGGCTGCCAG GTGGGAGAGAAAAGCACTCCAGACCGTACACACTGCCTGTGTAACCACCTCACTCTGTTTGGGAGCTCCTTTTTTGTGATGCCAAACTACGTGGACATATCTCGTACAACAACGTTGTTTGCCACTGTGTCTGAGAACTATGTGGTGCTGGCGCTGCTGTGCACTTTCTATGGCCTCTACCTTGTCACTCTGCTGTGGGCCTGCTATGCTGACCGCAGGTCATGCTCTAAG AGGAAGATGACTCTGCTGGAGGACACCCACCCAGGTGCTCAGTACAATTACTTAATGAGTGTCCAAACTGGCCATCGAAAGAATGCTGGGACTAGTGCCATT GTCACGGTGAAGCTGACTGGCTcggagggagagagtgaaagacaCACCCTCACAGATCCTGTTAAACCTGTTTTTGAGAGAGGAGCTGTGGATATGTTCCTATTGGCCACACCCTTCCCACTGGGCGAAGTACGAAGCCTCAGGCTGCAGCACGACAACTCTGGAGGACACCCGTCATG gaATATTTTCCAGAGCAGAACATCGACTGGCTTCAGGGATGAACACATCTGGGTGTCCATAGTGGATCCTCCCTCACGTAGTCCGTTCACACGTGCCCAGAGGGTCTCTTGCTGCATGAGCCTGCTCCTCTGCACCATGGCCATCAATATCGCCTTCTGGAACATTCCTGTAGATGGGGACTCGTCGGTACTTTTTGCATTGg GTTCATTGCGAATCACCTGGCAGGAAATCATGGTTGGGGTAGAGAGTGGTCTCCTCATGTTCCCAATCAACATCCTCATCGTCACCATCTTCCGAAGCATCCGACCTCGCATCatttcaaaaactcaaaaagacAACTGTGAGGAGACCTTTGGCCCCCCCGCAGTTACCATAGCAACTATTCTGAAG GATACAGAGGATGTGATTTCTTTGGTGAGCAGAAGTCCAAGGAACAAGATGTCAGAGATGCACAGGCTGGAGTCCACCACTGACCTCTGCCCTGCCTTGGATAGGGTGCATGAGTTCATACAACTTATGCAag GGGAGAGTGAGAGTGACCCCCACTGGGTGTACTGCAGCAAGTTCCTCCTAGCTGGTCTCTGTCACCTCCTGATGGGCCTGGATAAATTGGACGGAAAGAACTTCCCGAGTCCACACGAGTACCAGCGGGCCCTGAACATCACCAACTTGCTGGTCCGCAAGGCTGAGATGGTCTTCAGCAGCCACCTGGCCTACTG CCCACCTcctgtgaagaagaagaagaagaaaaggtcGGGCGGCTGCCGGCTGCCCTGGTGGTGTGTGTTCTTGGGCTGGTTCCTGTTGCTGTCCATCAGTGGAGTGTCCACTTTCTTCACCCTGTTGTACGGCTTTCAGTACGGCAAGGAAAAGTCCATCAAGTGGGTCATGTCCCTGGGCCTCTCCCTCTTCCAGAGCATCTTTATACTGCAGCCTCTCAAG GTGATAGGCATTGCTGTGTTCTTTGCCCTGCTGTTGAAACCTGTAGCTGTGGAGGAGACTGAAGACACAGAGCAATTGCTATTAGGCAAGAAAAACATTATGCAGCTCACCTGTCACCAGAACAGGTTGGGGTGTAAAGGCTACTAG